The DNA sequence ACCCACAACATTATCGGCCTGATACGCATAGTTCGCAACCAGTAAACGGATACCTGTGCGCTACTGTTCTTTCTAATATCGTAAAGCTATGTCCGCACCCGGTCCCGGCCACCGGTGCGTACACACCTTTACACTAGCTGTCTATATATTTACATGATTGTCTGTTTATTGATATAAATGTTATAGCGATATTATAAAGATGGGAGAGTTTGTAAATAGCAAAGAGTCGTTGTTCAAACTTGAAATTAGTTCCGCAAGTGATTTGTCATATGTATTTTACACATATGTAgatatacacatatttttttcatatattcatGAAGTATATAATTGTTAGATTGTTTTaccgttatatatatatccgaCGGTTGAAATGCAATAGTGGTCCATGTTAGGTTCTTATACAAGTGTTAAGTAGACGAATCAATTATACAGACGCGtattatgttttgttattgAGATATAGATTAATATGTTACGGTGTGTGGGTCGTACCGACTTTCGCTTTACTGAGGCTTTCCTGAAACGATTGATGAATACTGTTAACGTCTCTACGCGGACTGACGCGCCCCTCGCGCACCAAATGATACGTTCCAAGAGATTTGTACCTCACGGTGATTGTTGGACGTTGAGGACTTGTgtacgattaatttataagtgACATTTGTTGATCGTTTtctttgtaattttgttagcTTTATAACGGTTTTTGTGTCGTCGCGTTTTCGGGGCCGAGCCGGTTCCGGCGTCGACTAACGCGTTGGAAACGCGCCGTCGGCCCGTCGCTTGCCGGCCCCTAGACTAGGTAGAGAACGCGTCGTCGCTTTTGATGCGAGTGTAGTATTTGTGTTATAATTGTGCCAAGGGAGATATATTGTGAGATTAAGAATTAAGTGAATGATATCAAAATTGGGAAGCTTAGatgattatatttatgaatgtgataataatatatggaAGTTGTGAAACTACGTTTCACGGTCTAGTTTCGATCTTGTCAACGTATGTAAGTTAGTCTATGTTAGTTAGGTGGCAGCGAGCTCCCGGACACCGAACCAGCTATCCGTTTGAAGAGTTGCCCGCACCGCTAAACCTAATGGCGGTCGCGCTGCACTGACGTGTGCTTACGCGACCTTGCCCTGTGTTGTTTTACTTccacatattattaaataatctcGCAATTGGCATAAATATCAACAATTACCGTTCCTCTGCTCCCGACTAGATATTCTATGAAAGAAATGACTTGAATACTGTAGCAGGACAGTGACGTCACATATTCGATCGTTACCCGTCGTGCCAGCGCTGCCAAAGACCGGCAGTGCTGAAGAGAAACTCTGTAAATCCATCAATCAATGTATCAGTATTGTTCAGAGTGTACAAATTGCCCTACCGTACCTGGTACGTAGGCATCGGACTAACAATCTAGACGGAAGAACGAATATACGTTGTACGAAGGGAGTGCACGTGAGTTGAAACCACGCGCGTATTCCCTTCTTTAGCATTGATTTCGCTGGCTTCGAGGAAACGCTCCGGTGTTGGTCGACGACCCTTCCGCGGAGCCGGCGATTTCCGGCATTGTTGTTTCTTGGACGACACATATTCGTTTTTCCCCGACCAGTACTAAGAAGCGTACTTAACCGATAGCCGAGTGAGCCGAGAGCGGGTCAGCGGGCACTATATGAACACGCGTCGTTACTCGAACTCCTCCATCCGAGTGCTCGAACATTTCCGGTTTTACAGTTGACCACCGATTGCTTCTGGCGAggtgttattaatttttaagtgatttggtaatttttttgtcgATAGCGGCGACCGCGCCTACCGAATATGTCGCTTGTGTGTGTGTTCGGTAGTGCGGCCTTTGTGTTTTGCCGTACGAGAGACAGAAGCGATAGGGACGGACAGTGTACATATAGGCGTGTTGTTATTCCTTCCAGGTAAAGCAGGAATCGTAATGTTAGCCTCATTTTCATTATGTTCGTGTTTAGCAAGCTGAAATagatttagtttattgtatcGTTGTGAAGTAGTGTTTAAGTTGTGGCGCGCGTGGGCGGGCGGCCCGAGACTGAACTACACCTGCCGCCCTACCCGCGTCGCGCCTCCCCATATCCCTATACTATGACCATATGACAATTATCCCATCCAGAATccatttaatttgacattaaTCATacaatatgattttttttttttgacatatctTAAgtgattttgaaatagaacTGATtcgtttacatattaattattattgtgtaatTGAGGAATTCCTCCCTATTAAATCCcatcaaatatataatcaaaattacatgaactatattatttgattatgtGGTTATATTCATTAGTGTATAACGTTTATATTGTGCGAATCCATTTACGTGTATGGTTGATTGATGGATCGTTTATTGATGTTTAAGAATGCTATGTACGGTGAAATGTTGGCCAAGGCGGGCCAACTCCGCGCTATCGTTGCTTCTCATCACGCTAAGGCCCAATACATTATGTTTAGTTATTTACAAGCAGCCAAGCATACCTTTCACACAGTTATGTACCAATTAAAGttttctttgttatttttagaGCCATTTTTGTAATTGGTATAAGTTCAGAAACTAATAACTACCTCAATTTACTAAATGAATGAAGATTATTATGTATGTGCATTTTTTGGAACTTCTGAAAtttcaataagtttaattaagaaatatgaATGCTATTTTCAAACAGTAATGGATATTGTCAAAATTAAGGTttcttaatgtaataaaatatgaaaatttattgtattttattttttttacctaacAATAGATCAAATTGCTCACGTACTTCGTACCAAGTCTTATGTACCATCGTCGTGGTTTCTGATTTGTATCTTCAAGTATTGACACCTACTTTAACATATTATGCCttataacatatacatacGATAAGTTATTTTTCTCTTGTTATATCATTAATTCGGGTTCCAAGTATTACTATTGTGGTCATTTATTATTAGCGCATCGTAGCGTCAAATTCATCATAACTAAAGCGCGAATACGTGCGCACTCCTTTTCGTGTAGTAATAATGGGCATGAACAGTAGTGCTATTGAATCTCGTCTGttaatttttgtgtttaatagGCATTCATAGTTTTGTACcaggtaattaaatttttcgcCCGGATACATCGTGATTCGTGGTCAACGCTGACGCAGGCCAACTTCAGACTGATGACGCGTTGGTTCGCTATTGGGCGCGTGGATTTCTCGAGAATGCGCgcgtctttataatattttagaagtAATGTTTGCGTTACCATTGTAACGCAAACATTACTCCACATTTTGAGTTAAGGTTGAGTTTGTTATACGTTCAGTTTTGTAATGACGCTTCGACTGCGCTAATATAAATTGATCCTAAGTAGAGtggtaattgttttaatggtaaaattaatatacaaagtTTAGAAAATACCTTTTTCCGTACTTCGATATAAGcacaggtttttttttaaaaaactttctGATCCGTTTCAACGCACTAAGATTTTAGGAATAACTATATTTTACTCCTTTATATATAGGTTAACGTATTGTGCGACAAAATGTAAGGCACACTAATCCCCTCCTATGACGCGGTAGACCCGGACCGCGTTATAGGAAATGGCGTCGTAGGATTATTCTCGTAAAACCAAATGATATAAATTGTACACTACAGAAATTTAACTTGAGAACTCTCCGCGTTAAAGGGGGGAAATACCGCGTTATAGGAGAATTACTGTATAAGGATAATATTGGTCACGGAACAAACTTATATGAATGTTCGACACAATGGACTATCTGGATGATAAAAGCAAAACGCATTATTTTCTGGTAAGGGAATAGGATATCTTTTGCTGGTAGCTTGATGGATCCTGTAGGTGCCTTTGACATTATCAAATCTAGTGTATCGTTCTGTCCTAGCAGTAAAAAGTGGTGCGATTTCGACTTTAAATGTAGAGATAGTCTTGTCTTTCATCTCGTTCATGATTTCGGATGCCACCTGTTCGATGACGGGGTCTCTGCTTGTAGGCTTCTTTTGTTGggtcaattttaatttgatggctacaaaaaatacattaaattagcATTTATATCATATGTTTGAGTTGTGTTCATAATAGCTCGGTCGTGCTTTCCAATGCATGTcgccaaatataataaaaataagtagaaAGTTCGGCATTTAAAACTCAGTGATCTGGAAATGAAAATGGATCATATCTATAAATTTGAGCAATGGGTGAAATGGCTATATGGCCAGTTATGAGTGGTCCATCCTAAACCTACCTAACCTTGCAAGACGAAATAACTggccttttttttattacagtctatgtataaaaaaactgcctatattttttcataataacttCTCGTATATTTTAGAAGcagttataaaattttataagattttgtACCGCGCGATAGCAGTGTTGCGACATCAGCTGTACGGATATTGAGAGAACTACATCAGACAAAACCGTCGTGGTCGGATGGCTGTCACTATTGCATGTAAAGGCCTATTCACTTTAATTAGTGCGAGTGCAAGTAGTGtccaattattgtttagtggATCTGTTAAGTAAATTCAGTAGTATGTAGTAGCTGTTAATTAGCAAGTATGGACGAACATCGAGAAGCGCGCTTGCAATTGGATGAAGTACTGAAAGAAGTATTAAACGCGGTGCTATCTGAAACTGAAGAAGTTTTGGAGGCTGAACTTGCAAGACCTTCGTtacgagtatagcggagtacgttccgctcgcagtggaaggctggcattagttttgttttaaaagacTATTCGATGGACCTCTCTGTGAAAAATGGTCGGTGAATGAGGAAATTAAACGGATTATGAATACGGAAATTAAATTTCTGATTTCaattgagtaatttttttcattacataCTTTAATCAATTATTGGAAATCAATTATCGATATTGGTTCtatatacatagtaatagCTATACCAAGAGTACCTATATTAAGctttaaactttataaaatatttgttttcacAACGTTCTAACTCTGTAATCTACATTTCGCGCGTTTAGAGGTGCTGTAATCTTCTTCAACGTATTATACGTTAGCAATTAACAAACCTTGTAAAATTTACCTTTATTGCCTTCCGTTTTTGCTTTTCTGGTCTGCTCATAATCTATTGAAGATCGCGTTGAGAGATGTTGTGTAACTTCTGAGGCTGTCAGACTCGTGCTTTCTTCTCTGGTTGGTGGTGGTGTCGGTGATGCAGAGCTTGATGTTGCTAGGATCGAAGTTGGTTGAGTTGGGGATGTGGGAACTTTGGGTTCTTCACCAGGATGCGGCCCAAACATGTCGTCGTATTCCAGCCGCCTGTTCTCTGGcaaatattacatacattagATACTTTAATGGTTGTTATATTGACTATCAATCTTATTTGTTGTTATTTGATAGGGTTATACTGAGAAACATAATagtagttattaaaaaaagtggttttgataacttaaatattagaACATAGATTGTTTTAAAGagtgtataattatattagattacaagataaataaatgtaatgtatGGTTTTTGTACGATACACCATCATTTTAAGGTAAAATTCAATAACCCTAACATTTATAGAAATTACGGCCATGATTAAAAAATGGAGTCCTTACTAAGACGTGAATGTTTTTGGATGTTGTATGCGGAGCCCGGGGTCAAATTGTTTAGAAGTCTTCGGGAAGGGACTCCAATACTTCCCACGTCCAACGTGAATGCTGTAAGACGAATTTATTACAAGAGTAGTACTTTGAGTAGTGTAGCAACATCTACAATATGCGCTATTAAAGTGTTTCTGACCGCATATACCTAGAAACATAACCCATCATTGTTCATGCTTGGCTAAATTTTGCAGTTTATTTGacgaaatataaatacacgtATTTCAATAGAAATTTCCGTCTCGTATGGCGACTAAGCCGGGACAtaaaacgtaatttaaaacatgatggaggtatgtaataaaatttttatgtcCAATTCCTACTTTAGAGACAgagtacaaaatatttgtaaacaaaaagttcATGTTCTTGTCTACAAATGCTTGATGTATGTACTTACAATGATCATTATTCGCAGGGCGTTGTGTAGTTGGGCAAGTAGGCTGTTCAGGTGTACTTAAAGGCACTCCAGCTTTCAAAAAGGAATTTTGTTTGTTCAGTCTTGCATATTCTGAAAGTGAAGAGTCTCGAAATTAGAAGGAGTTTGCAGAATATTTgtgttgttttaattattaattaagtttttttaattcttggcGTAAATTGGTAAAATTGCGTacattaaaatgtgttttttaatgcgtctaattaatataaattacccTTTGACTGCAACACTTTGTCTCATTGGATAAGGACCCATAACTATATACGCGATAGTCATTGAATTAAACTGCTTAACCAATTAAAATGCTTTCCTTTTGCGTCGTTGTGTTATTTTATGTGAAGC is a window from the Pieris napi chromosome Z, ilPieNapi1.2, whole genome shotgun sequence genome containing:
- the LOC125062610 gene encoding uncharacterized protein LOC125062610 → MKWFCVIALWVFSVAPARFSSSESEALQQAFVLVDLLKAEYARLNKQNSFLKAGVPLSTPEQPTCPTTQRPANNDHSFTLDVGSIGVPSRRLLNNLTPGSAYNIQKHSRLKNRRLEYDDMFGPHPGEEPKVPTSPTQPTSILATSSSASPTPPPTREESTSLTASEVTQHLSTRSSIDYEQTRKAKTEGNKAIKLKLTQQKKPTSRDPVIEQVASEIMNEMKDKTISTFKVEIAPLFTARTERYTRFDNVKDEIQ